A window of candidate division TA06 bacterium genomic DNA:
CGTCATCAACCGGGTGGTCGACGCCAAACTGATGGACGACAAGACCAAGATCCTGGTCAATCCCACCGGACGGTTCGTGATCGGCGGGCCCCAGGGCGATTCCGGCCTGACCGGCCGCAAGATCATCGTGGACACCTACGGCGGGCTGGGCCGGCACGGGGGCGGCTGCTTCTCGGGCAAGGACCCGTCCAAAGTGGACCGGAGCGCCGCCTATGCCGCCAGATACATAGCCAAGAACGTGGTGGCGGCCGGGCTGGCCGAGCGCTGCGAGATCCAGCTGGCCTACGCCATCGGGGTGGCCGAACCGGTCTCCATCGCGGTGGACACCTACGGCACCGGCAAGGCGGACAGCGGCAGGCTGACCAAGATCATCCGCCAGCACTTTGATCTGACCCCCCACGGCATCGTCTCGATGCTGAACCTGAAACGGCCCATTTACCGCCGCACCGCGGCCTATGGCCACTTCGGGCGCGAGGAGGAAGGCTTTACCTGGGAAAAGACCGACATGGCTGCCAAGCTTAGGGCCGCGGCTAAAAAATAAGTGATCATTCAGCCACAAAGGCACTAGGACACTAAGCCAAATTTAAAAATTGGAAATGGGAAATCGTATTTGGTGCCACTTCGGCAAAGTTTACACTGAGCCGAGCCGAAGTGCTCAGTGCATGCTTGGTGTCACTTCGGCTGGCTCAGTGCACCGCTTGGTGGCTCTGAAGAGTTACAAATTTAAGGAGAAAGAAAGAATGAACTACGATATCAAGGATATCAAATTAGCTGCCCAGGGAAAGAACAAGATCGAGTGGGCCGAAAAATCCATGCCGGTGCTGCGGATCATCCGCCAGCGCTTTGAAAAAGAGAAGACTCTGAAAGGGGTAAAGCTCTCGGCCTGTCTCCACGTTACGGCCGAGACCGCCAACCTGATGCGGACGCTTAAAGCCGGCGGAGCCGAGCTCAGATTGTGCGCCTCCAACCCCCTTTCCACCCAGGACGAGGTGGCGGCCTCGCTGGTCAAAGACTACGGGGTCCAGGTTTTCGCGGTCAAGGGCGAGAATAAGGAGACCTACTACCGCCACCTCAACCAGTCGCTGGATCAGCGGCCCAACATCACCATGGACGACGGGGCCGACCTGGTCTCCGAGCTTCATTCCAAGCGGAGCGACCTTTTAAAGAACATCATCGGCGGGACCGAGGAAACCACCACCGGCGTCATCCGCTTAAGGAGCATGGAAAAGGCCGGAACCCTGGCCTTTCCGGTGATCGCGGTCAACGATTCTTTAACCAAGCATATGTTCGATAACCGTTACGGCACCGGGCAAAGCACCTTGGACGGAGTCTTAAGGGCCACCAACTTTCTGCTGGCCGGCTCCACCATGGTGGTGGCCGGTTACGGCTGGTGCGGCCGGGGGCTGGCCAGGCGGGGCAAGGGAATGGGAGCCAATGTCATCGTCACCGAGGTGGACAATGTCAAGGCACTGGAAGCCCTGATGGACGGTTTTTTGGTGATGCCCCTGGCTCAGGCCGCCAGATTGGGAGATCTCTTCATCACGGTCACCGGCGACATCAACGTCATTCGGTCCGAACATTTCAAGGCCATGAAGGACGGAGCCATTGTCTGCAATTCCGGGCACTTTAACGTGGAGCTGGATCTGGCCGGACTGTGCAAAGTGGCCAAGGCCAAGCGCGAGGTCAGGCCGCTGGTCGAGGAATACGTCATGCCTTCGGGCCGTCACGTCATCATCCTGGCCGAGGGACGTTTGATAAACCTGGCCAGCGCCGAGGGACATCCGGCCAGCGTGATGGACATGAGCTTTGCCAACCAGTCATTGGCGGCCGAGACCCTGGCCAAAAAAGGCCGGGGCATGCAGAAGAAGGTGTATTCCCTGCCCCAGGAGATGGACCAGCAGATAGCCGGTCTTAAGCTGAAAGCCATGGGAGTCAAGGTGGACACCCTGACCCCGGAGCAGAAGAAGTACCTGGCCTCGTGGGAGATGGGTACCTAATCCAAAGAATACAAAGCCACCGAAACACGCAAAAGGCTCGAAATAATTACAACTCAAATAAAAAAAGCGGGCAAGACTGTATTCTTTTAAAAATACAGCTTGCCCGCCGGCAAACAAAATCAAGAGGAAGCACTAACGGCCGTTTAAGTCAGTTTCTTCCGGCAAAAACCAAATATCTTGTATTCCCCCTTTTTGTTTTCAGCCACAACGCATAAAGGGGCGGTTGGTATTTGGTTTTGATCCGGAGGCGCTGAGTTAGAACGGTTTTTTTATTTGGGGGCCCGGTAAAGAATGTACAGCCCCAGTGCTCCGAAAATCAGATTGGGAAGCCAGGCCGCCAGCCCGGGCATCAGGGAAGCATTATGGCCCAGGGCCCGCCCGGTCTGCAATATCCCCCAAAAAACAAAGCAGACCAAAAGCGATAGGGAGAAACTTAAAGTGGCCCCGCTTTTTCGGGCATTGGAGAGGATGGGCAGCCCGAAAAGCAAGATGATGAAATTGGCAAAGGGAAAGGAAAGCTTGAAATACAGGTCCACCACGTAACGGTGGGCGTCGCCGCCGGAGCGCCGCAGGGCGTCGATATACCTGGCCAATTGGGCAAAATTCATCTCGTCCGGCAGCAGGACCCTTTTGGTGAATGATTCCGGGGTTTCCTGGAATCCGGTCAAAGCCA
This region includes:
- a CDS encoding methionine adenosyltransferase gives rise to the protein DTPELMPLPIMLAHQLTRRLSEVRKKGTLDYLRPDGKSQVTVEYDNGKPKRVDNIVISAQHDPEVKEDRVKRDILKHVINRVVDAKLMDDKTKILVNPTGRFVIGGPQGDSGLTGRKIIVDTYGGLGRHGGGCFSGKDPSKVDRSAAYAARYIAKNVVAAGLAERCEIQLAYAIGVAEPVSIAVDTYGTGKADSGRLTKIIRQHFDLTPHGIVSMLNLKRPIYRRTAAYGHFGREEEGFTWEKTDMAAKLRAAAKK
- a CDS encoding adenosylhomocysteinase, producing MNYDIKDIKLAAQGKNKIEWAEKSMPVLRIIRQRFEKEKTLKGVKLSACLHVTAETANLMRTLKAGGAELRLCASNPLSTQDEVAASLVKDYGVQVFAVKGENKETYYRHLNQSLDQRPNITMDDGADLVSELHSKRSDLLKNIIGGTEETTTGVIRLRSMEKAGTLAFPVIAVNDSLTKHMFDNRYGTGQSTLDGVLRATNFLLAGSTMVVAGYGWCGRGLARRGKGMGANVIVTEVDNVKALEALMDGFLVMPLAQAARLGDLFITVTGDINVIRSEHFKAMKDGAIVCNSGHFNVELDLAGLCKVAKAKREVRPLVEEYVMPSGRHVIILAEGRLINLASAEGHPASVMDMSFANQSLAAETLAKKGRGMQKKVYSLPQEMDQQIAGLKLKAMGVKVDTLTPEQKKYLASWEMGT